One part of the Haliaeetus albicilla chromosome 27, bHalAlb1.1, whole genome shotgun sequence genome encodes these proteins:
- the NUDCD2 gene encoding nudC domain-containing protein 2 isoform X1 produces the protein MSAPFEERSGVVPCGTPWGRWYQTLEEVFIEVRVPPGTRAKDVRCSLQSRHIALSVRGQEVLQGKLFDSTITDEGTWTLEDRKLIRIVLMKTNRDAGNCWTSLLEDEYAADPWVQDQMQRKLTLERFQRENPGFDFSGAEISGNYSKGGPDFSSLEK, from the exons ATGTCGGCTCCGTTCGAGGAGCGGAGCGGGGTGGTGCCCTGCGGGACGCCCTGGGGCCGCTGGTATCAGACCCTGGAGGAGGTGTTCATCGAGGTGCGGGTGCCGCCGGGCACCCGGGCTAAGGACGTCcgctgcagcctgcagagccGGCACATCGCCCTCTCCGTGCGGGGCCAGGAGGTGCTGCag GGTAAACTTTTTGACTCCACAATAACTGATGAAGGAACATGGACGTTAG AAGACAGGAAGCTGATACGAATTGTTCTAATGAAGACAAATCGAGATGCTGGAAATTGTTGGACGTCTCTGTTAGAAGATGAATATGCTGCTGATCCTTGGGTGCAGGACCAGATGCAGAGGAAACTTACACTGGAGCGATTCCAAAGAGAG AACCCTGGATTTGACTTCAGCGGGGCAGAAATTTCTGGAAACTACAGCAAAGGAGGACCAGACTTTTCTAGTCTTGAAAAGTAA
- the NUDCD2 gene encoding nudC domain-containing protein 2 isoform X2, translating to MSAPFEERSGVVPCGTPWGRWYQTLEEVFIEVRVPPGTRAKDVRCSLQSRHIALSVRGQEGKLFDSTITDEGTWTLEDRKLIRIVLMKTNRDAGNCWTSLLEDEYAADPWVQDQMQRKLTLERFQRENPGFDFSGAEISGNYSKGGPDFSSLEK from the exons ATGTCGGCTCCGTTCGAGGAGCGGAGCGGGGTGGTGCCCTGCGGGACGCCCTGGGGCCGCTGGTATCAGACCCTGGAGGAGGTGTTCATCGAGGTGCGGGTGCCGCCGGGCACCCGGGCTAAGGACGTCcgctgcagcctgcagagccGGCACATCGCCCTCTCCGTGCGGGGCCAGGAG GGTAAACTTTTTGACTCCACAATAACTGATGAAGGAACATGGACGTTAG AAGACAGGAAGCTGATACGAATTGTTCTAATGAAGACAAATCGAGATGCTGGAAATTGTTGGACGTCTCTGTTAGAAGATGAATATGCTGCTGATCCTTGGGTGCAGGACCAGATGCAGAGGAAACTTACACTGGAGCGATTCCAAAGAGAG AACCCTGGATTTGACTTCAGCGGGGCAGAAATTTCTGGAAACTACAGCAAAGGAGGACCAGACTTTTCTAGTCTTGAAAAGTAA
- the CCNG1 gene encoding cyclin-G1 gives MIETLVTTEAQELLYQLTALLEQELRCQPKASGLRLIESAHDNGLRMTARLRDFEVKDLLSLTQFFGFHTETFSLAVNFLDRFLSKMKVQPKHLGCVGLSCFYLAVKASEEERNVPLATDLIRISQYRFTVSDMMRMEKIILEKLSWKVKATTAFQFLQLYHSLIHENLSCERRKYLSFERLETQLKACHCRIMFSKAKPSVLALSIMALEIEEQKLLELTEALEFLQLHSKINNRDLTFWKELVLKCLTEYSSSKCSKPNVQKLKWIVSGRTARQLKHSYYRITHLPTIPETSS, from the exons ATGATCGAAACGCTTGTAACTACCGAAGCTCAGGAACTGCTGTACCAGCTCACGGCCCTGTTGGAACAGGAGTTAAGATGTCAGCCAAAGGCCTCTGGCCTGAGACTAATTGAATCTGCTCACGATAATGGCCTCCGAATGACTGCGAGGCTGCGAGACTTTGAAGTGAAAGACCTCCTCAGCTTAACTCAATTCTTTGGCTTCCATACAGAGACGTTTTCACTAGCTGTGAATTTCTTAGATAGATTCTTGTCAAAAATGAAg GTACAGCCTAAACACTTGGGCTGTGTTGGACTCAGCTGCTTCTACTTGGCTGTGAAGGCAtcagaagaagagagaaatgttCCCTTAGCCACTGACTTAATTCGAATAAGCCAGTATAGGTTCACTGTTTCCGATATGATGAGAATGGAGAAAATCATATTGGAGAAGCTGTCTTGGAAAGTCAAAGCTACAACAGCCTTCCAATTTCTACAACTATATCATTCGCTCATTCATGAGAATTTAAGCTGTGAAAG GAGAAAATACCTCAGTTTTGAGAGACTTGAGACCCAGCTCAAAGCATGTCACTGCAGAATCATGTTTTCAAAAGCCAAG ccTTCTGTCTTGGCACTGTCTATCATGGCACTAGAGATAGAAGAACAAAAACTACTGGAGTTGACAGAGGCATTGGAATTTCTGCAGTTGCATTCCAAG ATAAACAACAGAGATTTGACCTTCTGGAAGGAACTGGTGTTAAAGTGCCTTACAGAATATTCCTCGAGCAAGTGTTCCAAACCAAATGtccagaaattaaaatggatTGTGTCTGGACGTACAGCACGGCAGCTTAAACATAGCTACTACAGAATAACACATCTTCCTACAATTCCAGAGACCAGCTCATAA